One genomic window of Conger conger chromosome 9, fConCon1.1, whole genome shotgun sequence includes the following:
- the LOC133136609 gene encoding CMP-N-acetylneuraminate-beta-galactosamide-alpha-2,3-sialyltransferase 2-like, giving the protein MLSALGAKTQLLSSFHPQTAGQTERTSQEPAKTLRCLVEKSLPSWEASLPWSDKPVSRALCACRQCISVEDEDPWFRKHFNTSISPLLSQKNAMLSDDTFQWWQRLQTKKNANYSAVVQKLFQVVPGEGHYNDSAPNRCRTCAVVGNSGNLKGSDYGVLIDSNDFVIRMNKAPILGYEKDVGNRTTHRVMYPESATNLQKDTSLLLIPFKTLDLEWITSALTTGTVKRTRMRVMAKINADKNKVLIYNPTFLKYVYDVWLERHGKYPSTGFLTLMFAIHVCDEVNVFGFGASKDRTWQHYWETMKFLQSKPTGGHAGDYESITMKLLACKNKMKLFEGR; this is encoded by the exons ATGCTGTCCGCTCTGGGGGCCAAGACCCAGCTGCTGTCTAGCTTTCACCCCCAGACCGCCGGCCAGACTGAGCGGACGAGCCAGGAGCCGGCAAAGACACTGCGCTGCCTGGTGGAGAAGTCCCTGCCCTCCTGGGAGGCCTCGCTCCCCTGG TCCGACAAACCTGTTTCCAGGGCACTGTGTGCCTGCCGCCAGTGCATCTCTGTTGAGGATGAAGACCCCTGGTTCAGGAAGCACTTTAACACGTCCATATCGCCGCTCTTGTCACAGAAGAACGCCATGCTGTCTGACGACACCTTTCAATGGTGGCAG AGGCTACAGACTAAGAAAAATGCCAACTACAGTGCTGTGGTGCAGAAACTATTCCAGGTCGTCCCTGGGGAGGGACATTATAACGACTCAGCGCCCAATCGCTGCAGGACTTGCGCTGTAGTCGGGAATTCTGGGAACCTCAAGGGATCTGATTATGGAGttctcattgactccaatgacTTCGTCATAAG AATGAACAAAGCTCCCATTTTGGGCTATGAAAAGGATGTAGGGAACAGAACCACCCATCGTGTCATGTACCCAGAAAGTGCCACAAACCTGCAAAAGGACACAAGTCTGCTGCTGATACCATTCAAGACTTTGGATCTGGAGTGGATTACTAGTGCTCTGACCACAGGCACTGTGAAACG CACCCGTATGCGTGTGATGGCCAAGATTAATGCAGACAAGAATAAG GTGTTAATATACAACCCCACGTTCTTAAAGTACGTCTATGATGTGTGGCTTGAACGCCATGGGAAATATCCCTCCACCGGCTTCTTAACCTTGATGTTCGCCATCCACGTATGTGATGAG gtgaatgtttttggatttggagCGTCCAAGGACAGAACCTGGCAGCATTACTGGGAGACAATGAAATTTCTCCAGTCAAAGCCAACCGGAGGGCATGCTGGAGACTATGAGTCCATCACCATGAAGCTGCTggcctgtaaaaataaaatgaagttgTTTGAAGGGAGATGA
- the LOC133136611 gene encoding CMP-N-acetylneuraminate-beta-galactosamide-alpha-2,3-sialyltransferase 1-like has translation MLSALEAKTQLLSSFHPQTAGQTERTSQESAKTLHCLVEKSLPSWEASLPWRTSRALCACRQCISVEDEDPWFRKRFNTSISPLLSQKNAMLSDDTFKWWQRLQTKQNANYSAVVQKLFQVVPGEGHYNDSGPNRCRTCAVVGNSGNLKGSDYGALIDSNDFIIRMNKAPILGYEKDVGNRTTHRVMYPESATNLQKDTSLLLIPFKTLDLEWITSALTTGTVKRTRMPVMAKINADKNKVLIYNPTFLKYVYDVWLERHGKYPSTGFSTLMFAIHVCDEVNVFGFGASKDGTWQHYWEKNKFKRTKPTGVHAGDYESIVMKLLACEKKLKLFEGR, from the exons ATGCTGTCCGCTCTGGAGGCCAAGACCCAGCTGCTGTCTAGCTTTCACCCCCAGACCGCCGGCCAGACTGAGCGGACGAGCCAGGAGTCGGCAAAGACACTGCACTGCCTGGTGGAGAAATCCCTGCCCTCCTGGGAGGCCTCGCTCCCCTGG CGGACATCAAG GGCACTGTGTGCCTGTCGCCAGTGCATCTCTGTTGAGGATGAAGACCCCTGGTTCAGGAAGCGCTTTAACACGTCCATATCGCCACTCTTGTCACAGAAGAACGCCATGCTGTCTGACGACACCTTTAAATGGTGGCAG AGGCTACAGACTAAGCAAAATGCCAACTACAGTGCTGTGGTGCAGAAACTATTCCAGGTCGTCCCTGGGGAGGGACATTATAACGACTCAGGGCCCAATCGCTGCAGGACTTGCGCTGTAGtagggaattctgggaacctCAAGGGATCTGATTACGGAGCcctcattgactccaatgacTTCATCATAAG AATGAACAAAGCTCCCATTTTGGGCTATGAAAAGGACGTAGGGAACAGAACCACCCATCGTGTCATGTACCCAGAAAGTGCCACAAACCTGCAAAAGGACACGAGCCTGCTGCTGATACCATTCAAGACTTTGGATCTGGAGTGGATCACTAGTGCTCTGACCACAGGCACTGTGAAACG CACCCGGATGCCGGTGATGGCCAAGATTAATGCAGACAAGAATAAG GTGTTAATATACAACCCCACGTTCTTAAAGTACGTCTATGATGTTTGGCTTGAACGCCATGGGAAATATCCCTCCACCGGCTTCTCAACCTTGATGTTCGCCATCCACGTATGTGATGAG gtgaatgtttttggatttggagCATCCAAAGATGGAACCTGGCAGCATTactgggagaaaaacaaatttaaacgTACAAAGCCAACCGGAGTGCATGCTGGAGACTATGAGTCCATCGTCATGAAGCTTCTTGCCTGTGAAAAAAAATTGAAGTTGTTTGAAGGGAGATGA